The following DNA comes from Serinus canaria isolate serCan28SL12 chromosome 1A, serCan2020, whole genome shotgun sequence.
ATCTCACCTTTGCAAAATTGTCACAGCTGTATTGTTTTCCAGCATACCTCCCTTATATTTTCTACAGTAAGTAGTAtaccttttcattttcactaTACCCTTTTGTAAGATGAGGGTCCTGCAGACAATATTCAGGAGTGAGCAGTTCAAGGATGTTTTACTCTCTAGCAACTGCCATTTTGACTCTCTTTAGTGTATAATTTACCTCCAGTTTCCACAGAAGTTAACGGTGTGATTCACCTTAAGAAATTTTATTCTCTTACTGTTTCTGGTATTTCTTAGGGCACCTCTGTCACATTCTGAATAAATAGCACAGATCTAACAGTGTACTCTTTCTATGCAGGAGCTGTGTTTCAGTCAAGACAGTTTCTGCCTGGACTGAAGCTGTAATTAAGTTCAACAGGCAACAACTTTATCAActttattgttattttcttaattttagacttttttttaaatcatgtcTAAACTAGCTACTTTACTGTTCCTGCATAATTTTTATCCTGGAATTACTGTGTTCATCCACTGTTTATATTACATCAGGTTTCAGAACTCCCATTAAGATTCTCACAAAAAGCTGGACAGTATAATTGACACATGCCACATTTTTTGAGAACTATCAGTTATGTAGAAGCATTGATGCGTTTGAAATTTACAGGGACAATATCTCTTGGGCTCTCTGTTCAAATAGGACCCTAATTCTtgattataattttgaaaataatttctttataacAGACGTCTTTTAGTCCTTGTTAGATACTATACCTTACCTATATTTTAatccacatttttctttagCCTGacactttcattattttatccCTGAAGAATGGATGATAGCAAAAGATACTGTTCTGTTTCTACCAATGATCCCTCCATCTTCAGAAAAAAGACTCTTTAAAAACCCTTAACAGGAACGGCCTCCTTTTGCACTTTGGTAATACAGATATTTTGCACCCTAAATCTTTATTAGAGCACTGGTCaagaacacagaaaagccaGAATCTAAACATTTCACATTCCAAGAAGGTTTGAGTCCAAATCTTACACATTTTCGATGGTAGCTTGGTGGTTCAGggtgttttttaataaaatgcacaGGATGACCTCAGAGTACAGAGTGAAATCCAGTATTTTGCATTCCCCATTTTCTCTTGGGTGAAGTTTGATGTCTGGACCATCAGCTCAGgtacttttttcttaattagtCAAGTATGCTTGGGTACACACTTGGCCcccttcaaaacagaaaatcattCCCCACTGGTCAAGTTTGTACAGgaaacatttgaaaatgaaagttaGGACAGATGTATCACCAGACATATCTAAACAGCCAGAAATGGATTTTGTGACCTGATGTGTTGGGAGTTTAAGCACAGAACTCAAAGAGATTTTTGCTTTGGCTACATTACTTTTTGACTTTGTTAAATTAACCTCAATGTCTATGCTGGAAGGCATGTCACTGTCACATCCATGTTGGAGAAATCCCAGCCTTCTGTGCAGCACAATAGCCACATTCACACTACATTTTGCAAGAGGATCCTGTGACATATCACTATGTTCTTCCCAGTTTCACCAACACAGGCACACATACAATGCTGTAACAGTCCTCTGGCTATTATTTTAACTCTGTGTGCAGTTGTATTGCCTGCTCCAAGCAACAGACATTGTGCCTCCAGACCACTTACATCAACCATAAGACATTATAACTTGAACAGCTTCTTGTCATGTCCAGCATGCTCTGGAGTGGAGCTACAGTCATCACAACAAAATACTCACAAGGGATTCAGAGCTGCTTGGGAACTGCACTTTTCTGGGATTGTGCCTGTATCTCCTGTCCAGAGTGAGCctgtgcagccagagcaggtgcACAGCAGAGGTACCAGCAGGGCACCTATACCCCAGAGAGACACAAGACAGGCTGGTGAACCACAAGCTGCCCAGTACTGTACTCAACAAGTTACTGACTCACACTCTGAAGACAACCACTACTCTTTTCATCTGTGTGATTCAAGGGGACCCTTACTCTCCCCCACCCACCATCCCTTTCCTTCAAGAGGCAttcagcagtgacagcaaaCATATGCAGCACCTTAGGTGCACTGCTTACAGCCCAGGCACTACCCACAGTTGCTGAAGACTTTCTTTTCCTAAGATTAGAATCATACAATCATAAAGTGGTTTGGGCTAGAAGGGAATTCTAAAGATAATCTAGTTCCAAACTAGGTTGCTGAAAGTCCCATGcattattaaagaaataaaataaagaaaatgtctttttaaattattaaagaaaatcatTTTAGGCGCCtctgaaattattaataaaattattgaagaagaaaactaaaaacTTGAGTGttcaaaaaaatctatttcgaaaaaagtaaaagaataataaaaaataaagcatattCACAATTCTCCAAAATTTTTGTGGCCAATCTATACTTTTATGAATTTAAAGCTCAGAGAAACTGGAATTATTAGCACATGTGGAGGGGTTGCAACTAAAAGTAAATAATTCATGCACCATATGCATgcacacaatttatttttttcaggagatgcttcagtctgctttttttcattttacccagctaaatttttctttttttaagctaGGAACCTAACTTCTGGTATAAGCTAAGCAGTTGGCCATGGCATTAATTCTAGTGATACCCAGCAAGGCAGGAAATGGCACATTTCCAAGCAGAAACCCTTCTAACATGGCACATAGACATTTACCTCACCAGGCTGACCTCAGAGAGGGATATGATTTTTGTCCTTTGAACAGGCTTTCTAGCTGTGCTGTGGAAACAGATCATCTACCAGTAGACCCTAATTAAAGCTTCCAGCTAACAAGATTTACTCTGTGTCAAACATCAATACAAAAAGTCCTTTGCTAAAGAAGGGCATATGGGTGGGGGTGTTGTTTTGAGTTACAAAAACATTGACACACGAGTGAGATTTACAGTGAAACTTTCTCTGCCTGAGAGATGCTTTTCATGTCAGCAGCACAAATTACattaattacaattttaaaagcCTGCCTCTTACCTCCATGACTTTTCTTCTTACAGGGTATGAGAAAATTCAGCCTCCAGAGAGGTATCCAAGGTGGGGCTCCTAGTTTACCAGGCATGCAGGGAGAAGTCCTGCACCTGCTAGATTGTCTCgtctctgctgtgctgaacagagcaggaaggaagccatggccaggcagggaggCCTGGGATGTTCATCTTCAATGGAAAGCAGAATCTATGGCTGGCAGCTCTATTACAAcctctttttttattcccatcTATTCCTCACCCTTGTTAATCTAAGATGACTAAAAATAGATACACTCATATATCTTTATTACTCAGGGTCAATCCAAATTTTAACTCAATCATCCTCTTTACCCTATttagtttttctctttctttttgatGAGTGatattttcttcacttcttATTAAGACACTTTAGTTCCCcaagagaaatgcaaatatctCCTGTTATATGTGCTTTGTTCCTTCATAGTCACTCCGgacagcaaaaataatttttaaaaaaatcaggagcTGTTTAAAATCCTCTCACTCTTTAGAAGAGAGCACCTCAAGCCATTTGACTCAAAAGGAAGGTAAAGtgcctttttctgctttcttggtATAAGCATTTTGTGGAAAGGAAATTCCATCAGCTGTGCAACttctcttaatttcttttcccaccTAAATCATTCACAAAAGTAATATCTACTTATATCTAACCTGGATAACTAAAGCCAATCTTCACTTGACAGAAAATAGAGATAACCTCTTAAAGATACAGATTCAGttaaacaaagtattttttcacaTAAAGTAAAACAAACCATTAAGGAAACAGTTATGTTACATTCACACTATTCTACATATTAATATCTTTAACTTTAAAAGATTCATTAAGAACTTCTACATTGTCTATAGtctttttccagtttcatgCATGAGATTTAGAAAGTtagatgtttatttttaggTAGAACTGTAACTATTTCTTTACAACTTTCAAAAAAATAGTGTACCATCAACATGCCTTTTCCTACTTGTAAATTTTGTAGGATTGTAGAAGATATACAATAAATTATCTGTTACGTTGAGAGAATGTTCACACAAGTACCACCAGTACAGACAtgaaattttgcaaaatttaagaaacagcagctgcagcctgtggttGTTGATGTAGTAGTCTGGATCAAAAGCACACCCTATTATTTTTAGGTGGATGGGGAGGTTGCTGTATACGTGCTCTCAAAAAGCACTGCTCTAAATTTCAATGAGTACCTTCTATGTATTTAAATCCCAGAATAACAGTCAGCTTtcccaaaatgaaaagaaacatgCATGCATACCTGAAAGGCTCCACACACTACAcacccttctctctttctttccccttctcaaATGCAAAGTTAAGCTTTGCAGCATGCAAAGCTGAACAACTGACCTGAGttatttgagatttttaaaaaatgaacttcaAAGTCTATAACCTCTCAAAACCCAAcaataaaacaccaaaaacaggaaaaaaataacctcCCCACTTTGTCAGCAGCTATCACCCTGGTTACCCCAGAATTCCAATTAACCTGGAAATTCTAATAGAGTTTGAAATCTAGCCAATCGTACCCATAGTTCAGCTACAAGAAAAGGTCATCTGTATGGGGGATGTCCCTTGTTTCAGGGCAGCTCAGTTGCATAGGTCTTAAAGAtagttagaaaaataaataaattaaaagtagTATatctaaacattaaaaaaaaaccaaaaaaaaaaaccactttcaaTATCTCCTGTTGTTTGGCCAGTTGCTTCTGTTTGTTGGATGTTTTAGTTCTGGCTAGCAGCTTATTTGTCCCAGCACTCAGAAAAAgcctctcctccttttaatAGTCCAGAAATTGAAGCTTAATGGGAAAGAGTATTTTGTTGTCACTTCTCAGATTAGAATATCAATCCACATTCTCAAGTTTCCACATAATAAAgacttttatttatataaaagcaATAAGATGCAGAACACTTTACAACTCCTACAAAAGTGAAGTATAAGCAAAAACATCAATTATGACTTGTACTCATAACTTTACAAAAGCATTTATCAGTCACACTGACTGCATAACTGCACTTATAACAATCTCTTGCAAAAATATGAAGCCTACTACATATTGCAATATTTTACTTTGCCATCAGCATAAATCCATGTGACTCATTACCTTTTTCTAAAGGTATCTTCTAAACACTAGACTACAGATACCAACAGAAAAGACAGATGTGTTAAAAATATTAtcaacaaattttaaaattattagaaagATACATCATTTTCTGTGTTATTCCATGGCTCCTACTGCTGCAACTAtattgctgtttaaaaaattgAAGTTTTTAAACCTTCAAACagttgatttattttattggaTAGTGCTGTGTTGGCTGCATTTGTAGAATCCAAACTACTGAGCCATCTGCACCACAACTGCTTTCCAAGCTTTATCTTTGTCAAAATCCTTTAAGGTATTATTGGAAACCTAAAAGTAAACAAATTTAAGACAAatgtaaacatgaaaaaatgttttgattgaAAACTGAAGTTCAAGCACATAAATACCCGAGAGAAGCTAGGAGAATGCAAATGTGAATAGGTACAGCCAGAGCTATTAAAATATCCTATACATTTCTAAATTGTATAGTTTTGTATATTATAGAGTTTATATTTAGGATATAAAATATAACAGTGTAAATTGTATAATACTTGAAATATTTGGGTCTAAGAAACTTGGCCAAATTACTATTTTAAACTTGTTACTTAAGACATTTTTTCAAGACTTTTTCTAAAATATGACTTAAAGCCTTTGCACCTAAAACTTTAACCCCAAAACCAGAAGCAGCCCTTTGTGGTACAACTGAAGCAAGATTTACCTACATACATGCAAGCAAAGTAAGGTCTTGCCTAAGAACACAGACTTCTGAGAAGCCAAAGGGACTTGCAACTTCACCTATAACATTATTCATGTGTTTAAATActaaaagttaagaaaaaacGTCTTGCTTTTGCAGAGAAAGTGCTCTTTTTAGCATTTAACTCACACCTAATTTCTCAGTGACTCACAAACCAGGAATACTTTTCTAAGTAATCTCCAGCAGAGATCTGTTTAGCGATGCCATGACCCATGCTCCAAAACATGACTTGCAGCAGtggaagtgctgctgtgcttcctctTTTATACAGAACCTAAGTCCCAGGACACAGATACAGGAAATAAGCAACCTACACCAAATATCCTTAGCAGCCTGAAGGGACATAATTCCAAAGCTTCTACTTTCCATTAGTAGCTGTTTACTGACTTGACTGATTTCAGTCTCTGCTCCCAGTACTTTCTATCCAGTGCTAGACTGAATCCAGCACTCTCCTTCTAGTGCAGTAAGCATGAGTTATTCCCTGAGAGTCTTTAAGGACACAGGGTCTAGCTCTGTACAGCAGAGGAAAGCCTAAGGGGTAAAGTTCTGTGCCATATGTCATGCTCAGTTGTCATTTAACCCAGTTATCATCTAATCTATTATCTCTTGATTACAAAATTAAGTTTCATAGAACAGCTTTTAATTGTGGTCTGAATTAAGATCAGAATTTAAGACCACAAAACACTaccaaaaaaaagtattttaaataggtattttcaaattttctagAGGGTATAAATACAAACCTCTGTTGTTCTGTATTCCTGTTTTTTAACCTGTGATGGTGTCCATGCTGAATCTTGTAGTTTCATTTTTGTCTTGTAATTCACACACTGTATTACAGTTCCAATAGTAAGGCATGCCTGAATTAGCAGCATCAACATCAGAAGCAACAGGAGTACATCATAAGATTGCTGAAAAGAGACATATGTTGTTAACTAcctgaataaaatatttgacaATGTTCCCATCTCtatactttaaaaattcctATCTAGactttttaaatcaaattataaTTTATGGTTTATTTCAGCATAAAGTTTCAACCAAAATTTTAGTGCCTGAGTTTGCTGAAAGTAGAAGAGATCTTCAGCTTctaagaaaatgttaatttgtcaaattatcttttcctttggaaaacagaacagaattGAGGAAACTATCCTCTAAAATAGAGTCTTACTGCTGGTTTTGACCTACACAATGTCACAGCTAAGCTTGGGCCTGATCCCGTGCCTCGCTGGCTCTGACCTTGCCCTGCTGACCTGAGTTCCTGTATGACTTTGGATCTGCCTCAGTACTGTGGACTTATCTGCAAATCACTGAACCTGGCTACTATGGCTGGACCTGCTTTCCTTTACTATTTTTTGGGGTGCTGTAGGACTTTCCAGTGAAGTTACCATTCTTTCTCTGTATGCTGTTACTTTCTGCTCCATAGTTCATCATCCTGTGCAAGCAGCCCACTCTTATAATCACACACAAAACAGACTGAGAATGCAAGAAATGCTCTGCAGGGTCACACCAACTGTCTAGACAGTGCAGTCACCTGTCTCCAACATGTGTGACAAGAGAAGCTACTTAAAGAGGGGATGTAAGCTGTCACCATTCCTGAGGTTCAACAACACAGTACACGTCTCCGGAATAATAGGATCACATACTCAGAAGTTGATTTTACAGTCCCTGAGATATCaatttaataaacattttccctcttttcttctgaagttGCAAGACTAGTTAATGATAGTGGAGACTCTTAATGACATTGGTCTAATGCCCCTAAGTAGTTCTTTGAACAACATCAGGGATTGGCAAAGACTTTGCCAGTAGAGCCCAAGAAAGCCCTTCAGCAATGCACAGGTAACATTTCATACTGAAATGCTTTAAACTTTGcaaactttttcttctctgaccGAATCCAGACTTTGAATAAATCCAGGTGTAAGCTTACAATAGCAAAGATTGGTAAACATcctaagaaacagaaaaatgtactCTTCAAGGACACCTACAATCTATAATTTAAATAccacaaattttaaaagcccCAAGGACGCTAGCATACTGtatattatttttactgtgcCTTTAGAATAAAATCCTATCTTTTTAAAACTACAATTTCAGGGTGCCAATAGATGTAACATACTTTCAATTATAAAATAACTCAAACAAGAGTTTATAATGCAGTACCTTGTCTTCATATATTCCCTAATTTGCTACTGCCTTGCTACTGTAACATATAGAAGTTCATTTTTAACTTGCATAAAAACACATACTTTAACAGCAGGTGGATAACTTTTAAAGATGTCAACAACTTGCATGATACTGAAGGATAAGTATGCAGAAGCAGTGAACAACAAAGGAGAGGTAACACTGCTAATGGCAATCAGGACTTCAACCTAAAAAATAAGATAATAAAAGTTAAATAATAATCTAAAAATTTAACTCTGTTGTGTGAGCTATGACTCCTTGAAGCAAGCATAACAGAAGtctgtaaaactttgtaagATTATACATAAAAGACAAATACTAAGAGCCATCCACATTTCATGAAGATACAGAAGCAAGCTTTGTATAACCTAAGTTTCCTAGCCAAAACACTGCTGGGTTGTAATTCGTATTTCATTCAATACACATgatgacatttttgttttattttacaagtgCCTTCCAAATGCACATAGAGGAAGTAATACCCAATCTGGAGCCAGCGTAAAAGCCACCATTTCTTCTTCAACTTTCATGAAGTAATGAGAATTATAAAGATATTGCAGACTTGCAACCTAAAATATCTTTTGCAAATAAATCTGAGTGTCCTGAGGCAAATTTACTGCCATAAAACAGCAGCTGAGTTTCACTCAAATATCACCCCTACAGGATTATATTCTGACTTCAGTTGTGGTTATGCCTCATTACTCACTTAATTATGGTCACATGACTATTAATTAGAACAGATATTTTAAGGAGCCTTAACTACACATCTAGAACATTCAAGGAATAAATGCACTCTACTGAATATTATTAGTTCTTGTTGCTAATCACAAAGatgaatttgtttaaaataggTTCTAggtccagcacagcctgcacacctaattttcttctttcagaaacCACAACtgataatgaaagaaaaagggaactTCATCTCAGGAGTTTGAAAGCAGTTCCTGGCATACCATATGAGGCGTGTCATTTTTCTACAGTAGTATCTTTTCCCAAGGAATCACTACAAaatatccaaaaaaaaaaaacaggaaaaaacaaacaaaaaaaaaaaaccccaaacaaccaaccaaactcTTCAAATTCCTTTCTAGAACTGATGAAATTAGGCCTCCAAAGGACCTACCAGAGTTCTTTTAAGGGATACCAGCTAACACTCCTGCTACATATTTCTGACATTTTGTAGAAGCAGCTAAAAACAAGTGAGCAAACTTGATTAGTGCCCACTATCAAACAGAGTTTCTTAGCATTATGCTATTCTAATTAAAAAGTCCAAGAATTTTACACACTTACCAGACATTTACTTGGATATTCAGCAGCTACATGACTTGCAATAGCACTTGGAAAGCACTAAACAAAAGAGTGTAACAAGGTAAGTATTTATTGActcaaaaattacaaaaattataaTTGAGTTACAGTAATTCCTACTAtttacagctttttcttttgtgaatttTGAATGCTGAAAAGCTTGTTTAAGAACTTTTTCCACTTCATGCAAAGGGATTTTACAGACACATATATAAACCTAGTGGTCACTGTCTTCTATCCCAATCAGTTCCTTCATGGCAAGCAGGGTAGCACAACATCCTTTATGAGTCCACTGCTCCTGGGTACAGGCTGGTATTAGGGATAAGCATTACCAATCATAGTCTCAGACTTTTAAAACAGGTAAAACTGAGAGATTAAATGAGATATTCTAGGATTCTACCATGCTATAACTAAActaaactttttcttttgcagcctGAAATATTCTAAAACCTATGACTTTGAACAGTGACAGAACACCTCATTTCAAACACCCTTGTTTTAATACTCAATTCCATTTTACTGAATTGAGGACTGAGAACGTATCAGAACAATTTACTGAAGTATTTCAAACCAAAACAGATCAAAAATATTgcatatatattaaatatattgaaGAGCTAATTCATTTGCTAAGCAGCAATTCCCAAACAGTATTAGAGCCAAATAAATATTCTAgtggggaggagaaaaataaaattaaaaaaaaaaagaacaaaaaaagccactgtTTTAAAAGAGTAGCTACTATTTGCACTACTTACAGCAACTAAGATCCAAAAGAATGTTACTGAGAGGTATGGACCTGAGACTAGAACATCCATATTCAAAGCAATTATTCCACCAAATACTGATGAAATTCCAATAATCACCTCAATTACCTAAAACAAACAAGACCACACAAATTATTAATAATGTATTTGAACACAAAAGTTCCTACTTGCATATAGAAAGGACCTTagtgaaaagaataaaatgcatttatgcTACTAGCCAGCCATAAAGTCTATGTTTTCCATACCTAAAATATGGCAAAACACTAGCTAGCTTAAGTGAAAATAAGATCAGCttcattatatatatttatgcttTCATTTATTAGCTCCCCTGAACAATACTTCCGTTTACACTACTTATCCTTAAGTCATTAAGTAGTCTCCTTCCCACAATAAAGAAGAGTTGTGATTTATCTTGCAATCttctaaaaggaaatattttactatATATCTCttgtttttgtctttattcTTTCAGTTCTTAACTACAGTGATCTCTTCCTGGCTTTAAAGAACCTTAGCACTGACAAAGATGAATTAATAAATTGATTCAATGAAACAATGCTTTTCTTACTGAGTATGACTTTAGAATTCGAGCAGGAAAGCTGACATTGCTCAAAACAATGCCACTGTCGTGTGCAGCATTCtagagaggaataaaaaaatcattataaaaatatacaaagcaATACATTTCTTTCTAGTATCTTATACAAACTCTTTCAGGTCCTAAAGGTGGTATTTAATATCTGGTTGGCCCAGaagaggtgacagtgacacatcACAGAGTTTTCCAGCGTCAGACAACAGCAATTAcattaaaaccaaattatttaGTACCAGATTAGCTGTTCTACAGCCGCCATtcaataacaaaatattttcatctcgTCTCCTTTTTCTACCTTCAAAGAATATACTTTCTTCCTGAGCCCTCAGATTTTACAGATGTGGATCAGCAGGAGACAAAGGAGGACAGGGCCCTACACAGCTTTATCAACCAGTATTCCCAATGGCATATCGTGTTTGCTTCATTCTAAAAGAAGTACTGTTGTAGAAAAATGAGGGTGGGGTTTGGGAAAGCActagtgaaaaaagaaaattttatcaATAGCCTCAAATCCTGAAGCCAAGAGTCGTTGTGCAGATACCACCAAACTGGCATACAAGAGAAGTACTTTGTCTACATCAGGCTTCAAAAAGGTATTGCTTGCATACATACAAGTTATAGTACCCTAATGTTTCAAACATCAAGTTTCATtctacaaaacagaaataaaacatttgccATGCCCGTTCACAAGATATTCAAAGAACTCTGTGCTGTATAATTTTCAACAAGTAATTTTGCGGAGGGAGTCATTGcacttttaaaagataaaagaagaaatagctGTTTTGTATGGTACTTTTATTTGTAGTTCAAATATAGCTTTAGCAAAGTTATATACTGGTGCTCCCAGTAAATTTTCAGCATATGTAATACACGAAAATGGGGAATTTTTTAACATCCTTAAGGGTACCTACTTTCTTTCTTGTACAGCAGTCTTCAGTAGACCTAGCTGAAATGATCACAGTAGTTGCCATGAAGATTTCCAGCAGAATAAGTAGAATCAAGTTGAAATTTATCTGTCAGTAAAATCCCAGACATAAATGAGTTATGTCttccatattaaaaataaaggaaggggCTGAGTCTAGCATGATTACAAAGGTTGTCTAGCTTCTGTCAGATTTAGACACATCTACTGATTACATACTTAGTTATCTATTTCCTTGGCTCTTGACAAACTTCaagaaaattattctcagaATGCCTAacctaagaaaaaaacatttacttCATTTATGGAAATATTCTGCCTGAAGATTTTATCACTGTCTTCCAAAAGAGGAGCTTATGGTAAGGGAGCGTTTGCTGGGTATGTTTGCTGTTTGCAGGCCTTTCTATGTGAACCCAGAACACTGCAGCAACTAATGGAAGATTCTCAGGAGAAGGAGGGCCACTGGTCCAACTCCTAGGTTACAATCCCAAACAGTGTGCTACCATATTGGATgctgaatgaaaacaaaaaccaaagaactGCACCAaggatcccagctctgtgccctgcttaGTGCTGGTAAAGCATTCACAAACACTCTTCATGGGTTCATGACGCTTGCAGACTACATTGCAAAAACATGGATGCTGTCGTTGCTCATATTCAAGAGACAAATAAGTGAATGCAATACTTAATGTTGCTCTTTTGTTCCTTATTATTCTCATAAAAAGAGGTAGATACCTACACTGCatggaataaataatttcctAGAGGCACACAAGTTAGGAAGAGTGGATCTCCCTTTCTTGTCTTCAAAAGCACCATGTTT
Coding sequences within:
- the MLC1 gene encoding membrane protein MLC1 isoform X1, yielding MTREEGYREEFSYDRMPTLERGKQENGNYIPDIKSSDLQLSKRLHPCFSYKTWIFSLLMGTCLLITSGFSLYLGNIFPSEMDYLRCAAGSCIPSAVVSFAIARNKINVIPNFQILFVSTFAVTTTCLIWFGCKLVLNPSAININFNLILLILLEIFMATTVIISARSTEDCCTRKKNAAHDSGIVLSNVSFPARILKSYSVIEVIIGISSVFGGIIALNMDVLVSGPYLSVTFFWILVACFPSAIASHVAAEYPSKCLVEVLIAISSVTSPLLFTASAYLSFSIMQVVDIFKSYPPAVKQSYDVLLLLLMLMLLIQACLTIGTVIQCVNYKTKMKLQDSAWTPSQVKKQEYRTTEVSNNTLKDFDKDKAWKAVVVQMAQ
- the MLC1 gene encoding membrane protein MLC1 isoform X2, which encodes MTREEGYREEFSYDRMPTLERGKQENGNYIPDIKSSDLQLSKRLHPCFSYKTWIFSLLMGTCLLITSGFSLYLGNIFPSEMDYLRCAAGSCIPSAVVSFAIARNKINVIPNFQILFVSTFAVTTTCLIWFGCKLVLNPSAININFNLILLILLEIFMATTVIISARSTEDCCTRKKNAAHDSGIVLSNVSFPARILKSYSVIEVIIGISSVFGGIIALNMDVLVSGPYLSVTFFWILVAVEVLIAISSVTSPLLFTASAYLSFSIMQVVDIFKSYPPAVKQSYDVLLLLLMLMLLIQACLTIGTVIQCVNYKTKMKLQDSAWTPSQVKKQEYRTTEVSNNTLKDFDKDKAWKAVVVQMAQ
- the MLC1 gene encoding membrane protein MLC1 isoform X4, translating into MTREEGYREEFSYDRMPTLERGKQENGNYIPDIKSSDLQLSKRLHPCFSYKTWIFSLLMGTCLLITSGFSLYLGNIFPSEMDYLRCAAGSCIPSAVVSFAIARNKINVINFNLILLILLEIFMATTVIISARSTEDCCTRKKNAAHDSGIVLSNVSFPARILKSYSVIEVIIGISSVFGGIIALNMDVLVSGPYLSVTFFWILVACFPSAIASHVAAEYPSKCLVEVLIAISSVTSPLLFTASAYLSFSIMQVVDIFKSYPPAVKQSYDVLLLLLMLMLLIQACLTIGTVIQCVNYKTKMKLQDSAWTPSQVKKQEYRTTEVSNNTLKDFDKDKAWKAVVVQMAQ
- the MLC1 gene encoding membrane protein MLC1 isoform X3, with translation MTREEGYREEFSYDRMPTLERGKQENGNYIPDIKSSDLQLSKRLHPCFSYKTWIFSLLMGCIPSAVVSFAIARNKINVIPNFQILFVSTFAVTTTCLIWFGCKLVLNPSAININFNLILLILLEIFMATTVIISARSTEDCCTRKKNAAHDSGIVLSNVSFPARILKSYSVIEVIIGISSVFGGIIALNMDVLVSGPYLSVTFFWILVACFPSAIASHVAAEYPSKCLVEVLIAISSVTSPLLFTASAYLSFSIMQVVDIFKSYPPAVKQSYDVLLLLLMLMLLIQACLTIGTVIQCVNYKTKMKLQDSAWTPSQVKKQEYRTTEVSNNTLKDFDKDKAWKAVVVQMAQ
- the MLC1 gene encoding membrane protein MLC1 isoform X5, producing the protein MTREEGYREEFSYDRMPTLERGKQENGNYIPDIKSSDLQLSKRLHPCFSYKTWIFSLLMGTCLLITSGFSLYLGNIFPSEMDYLRCAAGSINFNLILLILLEIFMATTVIISARSTEDCCTRKKNAAHDSGIVLSNVSFPARILKSYSVIEVIIGISSVFGGIIALNMDVLVSGPYLSVTFFWILVACFPSAIASHVAAEYPSKCLVEVLIAISSVTSPLLFTASAYLSFSIMQVVDIFKSYPPAVKQSYDVLLLLLMLMLLIQACLTIGTVIQCVNYKTKMKLQDSAWTPSQVKKQEYRTTEVSNNTLKDFDKDKAWKAVVVQMAQ